A region from the Drosophila bipectinata strain 14024-0381.07 chromosome 3R, DbipHiC1v2, whole genome shotgun sequence genome encodes:
- the InR gene encoding insulin-like receptor — protein sequence MLEIQKQHHNMFNMKRQTKSKLKLMEVEDILSLPGIEARETDEVLATTTTTATTTTATGEKATEATRTLGNICVLCRQKMASDTCCYRQAVEAVDPPTSSKQESSFLAQSSGYCAKLLAVVQLKFELFLKRMAFFIGTANETRTFHKRRRRQQHRQQQQHTKFINFTKFLLLLQALAAAATTRLSSCRNYNYNYNNNQQQQQQQHNQQQQQLASKRATSQVQPKRRQQQHHKHHRQWEPLCYKYLHRMMYANIILNLMLVNVATAAVLELQSMHQDDIADKLEVLRDRIRLERSERAVSQPNQPNQPMRLSRDEHPCKSMDIRNTADSVNYLGNCTKIEGFLLISLIDAPQIITGTFPLLTEVTEFIIVYRVWGLESLAQLFPNLSVIRGNALFDGYSLTVHSNPNLKYVGLTKLRSITNGLVRIEKNANLCYANTVDWLSIMAENATASDFTVLNGDLSSCEACPVKSRSDDTGISCKQYPNKKSYCWNSNSCQTICPERCRDNCIDENTCCSKACLGGCVRDSNGNENCIRCRHVSVNNTCVDSCPSNYFRYEQRCVTAEMCLKMGTKFENAELPLVPFQGVCSTKCPLGYELKNKTCVKCINSCEKECSATLIDSLVRAREFHGCTIINGAKDMPLTISIKREGDSHVMEALEYGFSTVHTIRGSLKVHLTYGLTSLRFFRSLREISGDSLQDDLFALYVLENNDLEEIWAPNQTVFIRNGGVFFHFNRRLCVATINTLLPMLASKPPFFNKSDVATDSNGNRGTCGTSPLQARVLQVSASMATVWVNKDMISEGEKENSTATIVFKDPRAFIGFQFLHALDPYGNITKSSDQPCDDTWTVSAPTKDGRYLFDNLRPYTKYAFYVRTMAISSETTNGQSDIIRFRTDPSQPSQVRNVEAVSNSDTTIDITWNPPSFPYGEMSHYEVVIKLINDTNENLTRNYCKDPITKYTDDDPKPKPALPEKVLDPDNAKCDCENKRKGGGGGAQEYDDRKIHVGIEFENALQNFIYVSKSKSSEKRAPKGSVSDMAALESNAIGGNDKAARRKREIDLELEDEMMDVHSSFLLRHVRSTRKKFFPTDTKKAHNETTKLSANKNFYEVFVGKVPANQTSFTFQKLHHFTQYEIYVYACRKETTEKNDSEALCSHANEIYWKTKKKDDADTVTDLRVELGNANNTRPAVKLFWKPPADPNGQIISYDLEYTLVGETQVQTQCIPASEYGNLTEGYELKLTEGEYRFRVRANTFAGYGTYTGFENQVVPSPQSFVKHLIWILCLIVGVVCIALVIALRSLRAKKSPNELHINTEVNPFYHSMQYVPDSWEVSRESIIQLAPLGQGSFGMVYEGILKSIEGTDRECAIKTVNEHATDRERSNFLSEASVMKEFDTNHVVRLLGVCSRGQPALVVMELMKKGDLKSYLRAHRPEERDEAMMTYLQRIGVTGNVQPPTYGRIYRMAMEIADGMAYLAAKKFVHRDLAARNCMVADDLTVKIGDFGMTRDVYETDYYRKGTKGLLPVRWMAPESLRDGVYSSASDVFSFGVVLWEMATLAAQPYQGLSNEQVLRFVIDGGVMERPENCPDLLHRLMERCWRHRYSARPSFMDIIGYLENHCTESDFKTVSFYHSPAGQAHREKEQKERSQMDALAAVPIDQDQQDGDQQEDATTPLRVGDFQDFKSNMEHNSSLDQPAESPIAMVNDNSTHSPPFSLNSRFISSSTPDGQTVMPTAFQNLPASQGDDAAPYVLPDTDALGEERAYEIYDPSPVGYDLPTSRSGSTGGAGGKLSGEQNLLPKKYRQPVVVMSSSVPDDVIGGSSLQPSTASAASSNASSNTGRYPSLKRVVADTFRNKANMLNRHLFNHKRTGSNASHKSNASNAPSTSSNSNLTSYPVAMGNLGTIESGGSGSAGSYTGTPRFYTPMATPVGGGLAISDNPNYKLLDESMGSEQATVLTTSSPNPNYEMMHPTESLISDNPNYVAMTEPPVQMAGVTISHNPNYQPMQAPLHNRQTSSDEDNEDEEEEEEDDEDEDVHVENIKMERMPLSRPASQRTNYSRTPGSRSRSSSQTRRSPTNPNSGPQVGASANNIRKENWLRQTSSARPPPPNGFIGREA from the exons ATGCTAGAAATACAGAAACAACACCACAATATGTTCAATATGAAAAGGCAAACGAAAAGCAAGTTAAAGCTCATGGAAGTGGAAGATATTCTTTCACTGCCTGGAATAGAAGCACGAGAAACTGATGAGGTattagcaacaacaacaacaacagcaacaacaacaacagcaacaggagAAAAAGCAACAGAAGCAACAAGAACGCTTGGCAACATTTGTGTGTTGTGCCGGCAAAAGATGGCGTCGGACACATGTTGCTATCGGCAAGCAGTGGAAGCAGTTGACCCGCCCACAAGCAGTAAGCAGGAAAGCAGTTTTCTGGCGCAAAGCAGTGGATACTGTGCGAAGCTATTAGCCG ttgttcaattaaaatttgagCTTTTCCTCAAGCGCATGGCATTTTTTATTGGTACGGCCAATGAAACGA GAACCTTCCACAAGCGACGTCGACGACAGCAGCAtcggcaacagcagcagcacacaaaatttataaattttacaaaattccTATTGCTGTTACAAGCCCTAGCAGCAGCTGCAACCACAAGACTGAGTTCATGCCGTaactacaactacaactacaacaacaaccagcagcaacaacaacaacaacataatcaacaacaacaacaattagcAAGTAAACGTGCCACATCACAAGTTCAACCGAAAAGgaggcaacagcaacatcataAACATCATCGGCAGTGGGAACCATTATGTTACAAATACCTTCATCGGATGATGTATGCAAACATCATTCTTAACTTGATGCTCGTGAATGTTGCTACTGCGGCGGTCTTGGAGCTTCAGTCCATGCACCAGGACGATATAGCCGATAAGCTGGAAGTCCTGCGGGATAGAATCCGACTGGAGAGGAGCGAAAGAGCCGTCAGCCAACCGAACCAGCCCAACCAGCCCATGCGGTTGTCAAGAGATGAACACC CTTGCAAATCAATGGACATACGGAATACAGCGGATTCTGTCAACTATCTGGGCAACTGCACCAAGATCGAGGGCTTCCTGCTGATATCCCTTATAGACGCACCACAAATCATCACCGGCACCTTTCCCCTGCTCACGGAGGTCACCGAGTTCATAATTGTGTATCGGGTCTGGGGCCTCGAATCGCTGGCCCAGCTCTTTCCCAACCTGAGCGTGATTCGTGGCAACGCCCTGTTCGACGGCTACTCGCTGACGGTTCACTCCAATCCGAACCTCAAGTACGTGGGTCTCACCAAGCTCCGTTCGATCACCAACGGCCTGGTGCGGATCGAGAAGAATGCCAACCTCTGCTATGCCAACACTGTGGATTGGTTGTCCATCATGGCCGAGAATGCCACCGCGTCCGATTTTACGGTACTGAACGGTGATCTGAGCTCCTGCGAGGCATGCCCGGTGAAGTCACGGAGCGACGATACGGGCATAAGTTGTAAGCAGTATCCCAACAAGAAGAGCTACTGTTGGAACTCCAACTCCTGCCAGACAA TTTGTCCGGAGAGGTGTCGGGACAACTGCATCGATGAAAACACCTGCTGCAGCAAAGCGTGCCTGGGTGGCTGCGTCCGGGACAGTAATGGCAACGAAAACTGCATCCGTTGCCGGCACGTGTCGGTCAACAACACCTGCGTGGACTCTTGTCCATCAAACTACTTCCGG TATGAGCAGCGTTGTGTTACGGCGGAGATGTGCCTGAAGATGGGCACGAAGTTCGAGAACGCGGAGCTGCCGCTGGTTCCCTTCCAGGGCGTGTGCAGTACCAAGTGTCCCCTGGGCTACGAACTGAAGAACAAGACCTGCGTCAAGTGCATCAACTCCTGCGAGAAGGAGTGCTCTGCGACACTCATCGATAGCTTGGTTCGGGCTCGGGAATTCCATGGGTGTACCATTATCAACGGAGCCAAGGATATGCCCCTGACCATTAGCATCAAGAGGGAAGGAGACT CGCACGTCATGGAGGCTTTGGAGTATGGATTCTCGACAGTGCACACTATAAGGGGCTCCCTCAAGGTTCACCTCACCTATGGGCTGACCTCGCTCCGTTTCTTCCGGTCCCTTCGCGAAATTAGCGGCGACTCGTTGCAGGACGATCTGTTTGCTTTGTATGTGCTCGAGAACAACGACCTGGAGGAGATCTGGGCGCCCAACCAGACTGTGTTCATCCGGAATGGTGGAGTATTCTTTCACTTCAACCGAAGACTGTGCGTGGCCACCATAAACACCTTGCTTCCTATGTTGGCCAGCAAGCCACCGTTCTTCAACAAGAGCGACGTGGCCACCGATTCGAATGGAAACCGAGGAACCT GCGGCACTTCTCCCTTGCAGGCCCGCGTCTTACAAGTCAGCGCCTCAATGGCCACCGTTTGGGTCAACAAGGACATGATCTCGGAGGGCGAGAAGGAGAACAGCACGGCCACAATTGTGTTCAAGGACCCGCGTGCCTTTATTGGTTTCCAGTTCCTGCACGCCCTCGATCCCTACGGCAACATCACCAAGAGCAGCGATCAGCCCTGTGATGACACCTGGACCGTCAGTGCTCCCACCAAGGATGGTCGCTATCTTTTCGACAACCTGCGGCCATATACAAAATATGCCTTCTATGTCCGGACAATGGCCATCTCCTCGGAGACGACCAATGGCCAGAGCGACATCATACGCTTCCGGACGGATCCGTCCCAGCCATCCCAAGTACGCAAtgtggaggcggtttccaACTCGGACACCACAATT GACATCACGTGGAACCCGCCAAGCTTTCCCTACGGCGAGATGAGCCACTACGAGGTGGTCATCAAGCTGATCAATGACACCAACGAAAACCTGACCCGCAACTACTGCAAAGATC CCATTACCAAGTACACGGATGACGACCCGAAACCAAAGCCTGCTCTGCCGGAGAAAGTCCTGGACCCCGATAATGCCAAGTGCGACTGTGAGAACAAGCGCaagggcggcggcggcggcgccCAGGAGTACGACGACCGGAAGATTCATGTGGGCATTGAGTTCGAGAATGCCTTGCAGAACTTCATATATGTATCGAAATCCAAATCGTCCGAAAAGAGAGCACCCAAGGGTTCTGTGTCGGACATGGCGGCCCTAGAGTCCAATGCCATCGGTGGCAACGATAAGGCCGCTCGTCGGAAAAGGGAGATCGACCTGGAGCTGGAGGACGAGATGATGGATGTGCACAGCAGTTTCCTGCTCCGGCATGTGCGCTCCACGCGAAAGAAATTCTTCCCGACGGACACCAAGAAGGCCCACAACGAGACTACCAAGTTGTCGGCTAACAAGAACTTCTACGAGGTCTTCGTGGGAAAGGTTCCGGCCAATCAGACGTCCTTCACGTTCCAAAAGCTCCATCACTTCACCCAGTACGAGATCTATGTGTATGCCTGCCGCAAGGAGACTACGGAGAAGAACGATTCCGAAGCGCTCTGCAGTCACGCCAATGAAATCTACTGGAAGACCAAGAAGAAGG ATGACGCTGATACGGTAACGGATCTGAGGGTGGAACTGGGGAATGCCAACAATACGAGACCGGCGGTTAAGCTGTTTTGGAAGCCCCCCGCCGATCCCAATGGCCAGATAATCTCATACGACCTGGAGTACACACTGGTGGGTGAGACGCAGGTGCAGACGCAGTGCATCCCCGCCTCAGAATATGGCAATCTGACCGAGGGCTATGAACTGAAGCTGACCGAGGGCGAGTACAGGTTCCGGGTGCGGGCCAATACCTTCGCGGGATACGGAACGTACACAGGATTCGAGAACCAAGTGGTGCCG TCACCCCAAAGCTTTGTGAAGCATCTCATCTGGATACTGTGCCTCATTGTCGGAGTGGTGTGCATCGCCTTGGTGATCGCCCTGCGGTCGCTGCGCGCCAAGAAGAGTCCCAACGAACTGCACATCAACACGGAGGTGAATCCGTTCTACCACAGTATGCAGTACGTGCCCGACAGCTGGGAGGTGTCCCGCGAAAGCATAATCCAGCTGGCGCCGCTGGGCCAGGGATCCTTCGGTATGGTGTACGAGGGTATCCTCAAGTCGATTGAAGGCACCGATCGTGAGTGCGCCATTAAGACGGTGAACGAGCATGCCACGGATCGGGAGCGAAGCAACTTCCTCAGCGAGGCCAGTGTCATGAAGGAGTTCGACACCAATCATGTGGTGCGGCTGCTGGGCGTCTGTTCGCGTGGCCAGCCGGCGCTGGTGGTCATGGAGCTCATGAAGAAGGGCGATCTCAAGTCCTACCTGCGTGCCCATCGCCCCGAAGAGCGGGACGAGGCCATGATGACGTATCTCCAGCGTATCGGTGTTACGGGGAATGTCCAGCCGCCGACCTACGGAAGGATCTACCGGATGGCCATGGAGATTGCGGACGGCATGGCCTACTTGGCGGCCAAGAAGTTCGTGCATCGGGATCTTGCGGCAAGAAACTGCATGGTGGCCGATGATTTGACCGTGAAGATCGGTGACTTTGGAATGACGCGGGATGTCTACGAGACGGACTACTATCGCAAGGGCACCAAGGGCCTGCTGCCCGTGAGGTGGATGGCGCCGGAGAGCTTGCGAGATGGCGTCTACTCCAGTGCCAGTGATGTGTTCAGTTTCGGCGTGGTCCTGTGGGAGATGGCCACCTTGGCGGCGCAACCATATCAGGGATTGTCCAACGAGCAGGTCCTGCGCTTCGTCATCGATGGCGGGGTGATGGAGAGACCGGAAAACTGCCCCGACCTGCTGCATCGTCTGATGGAGCGGTGCTGGCGGCACAGATACTCGGCCCGGCCCAGTTTCATGGACATCATTGGCTACCTCGAGAACCACTGCACAGAATCGGACTTTAAGACGGTATCCTTCTACCACTCGCCGGCCGGGCAAGCGCACCGCGAAAAGGAGCAGAAGGAGCGCAGCCAAATGGATGCACTGGCGGCGGTGCCGATCGATCAGGATCAGCAGGACGGCGACCAGCAGGAAGATGCCACAACGCCGTTGCGGGTGGGCGACTTCCAGGACTTCAAGTCGAACATGGAGCACAACTCGTCCCTGGACCAGCCGGCCGAGAGTCCCATCGCCATGGTCAACGACAACTCGACGCACTCCCCCCCCTTCAGCCTCAACTCGAGATTCATTTCGAGCAGTACGCCCGACGGCCAGACTGTGATGCCCACCGCCTTCCAGAATCTTCCGGCCTCCCAGGGCGACGATGCGGCCCCGTACGTGCTACCCGATACCGACGCCTTGGGCGAGGAGCGGGCCTACGAGATCTATGACCCCAGTCCGGTGGGGTACGACTTGCCGACGAGCAGGAGTGGCAGTACTGGCGGTGCAGGAGGCAAGCTGAGTGGCGAGCAGAATCTGCTGCCGAAGAAGTACCGGCAGCCGGTGGTGGTCATGAGCAGCTCCGTGCCGGACGACGTGATAGGAGGTTCCTCGCTGCAACCATCCACCGCCTCGGCGGCCAGTTCCAATGCCAGCTCCAACACCGGCCGCTATCCCAGCCTGAAGAGGGTGGTGGCCGATACCTTTCGCAACAAGGCCAACATGTTGAACCGCCACCTGTTCAACCACAAGCGGACGGGCAGCAATGCCAGCCACAAGAGCAACGCCTCGAATGCccccagcaccagcagcaactcCAACCTGACCAGCTACCCGGTGGCCATGGGCAATTTGGGAACGATCGAGAGTGGCGGCAGTGGATCGGCGGGTAGCTATACTGGCACGCCTCGGTTTTACACGCCCATGGCTACGCCGGTGGGCGGAGGACTCGCCATCAGCGACAATCCCAACTACAAGTTGCTGGACGAGTCGATGGGCAGCGAACAGGCCACCGTCCTCACCACCAGCAGTCCCAATCCGAACTACGAAATGATGCATCCGACCGAGAGTCTGATCAGCGACAATCCCAACTATGTGGCCATGACTGAGCCCCCGGTGCAGATGGCGGGGGTGACCATCAGCCACAATCCCAACTACCAGCCCATGCAGGCGCCGCTGCACAACCGGCAGACCAGCTCCGACGAGGACAACGAAGAcgaggaagaggaggaggaggacgacgaggacgaggacgttCACGTGGAGAACATCAAGATGGAGCGAATGCCGCTGAGTCGTCCCGCATCCCAGAGGACGAACTACAGCCGAACTCCGGGATCGCGCAGCCGGAGCAGCAGCCAAACGAGACGGTCGCCGACGAATCCCAACTCCGGCCCCCAGGTGGGCGCCTCGGCCAACAACATCCGCAAGGAGAACTGGCTGCGGCAGACGAGTTCGGCGCGACCTCCGCCCCCGAACGGGTTCATCGGTCGGGAGGCGTAA